In the Ursus arctos isolate Adak ecotype North America unplaced genomic scaffold, UrsArc2.0 scaffold_19, whole genome shotgun sequence genome, one interval contains:
- the SELENOV gene encoding selenoprotein V, protein MNNQARAPTPSPARILTSVRASTPVRTSIPVRTPAPAWASTPARTLNPVQIPNPSWTPTPVRTPASAWTPTPTQTPTRAWTPTPAQTPASAWTPTPVQTPARTPIPVRTLTPAQTPASAWTPTPVQIQASAWTPNPVPTVARTLNPVQMPTPARNPTPVPTLARTLNPVQMPTPARTPTPIQTRTPTPVQTPASAWTPNPVPTSARPPNPVQMPTPVRTPTPIPTPTSARTRTTIPTSTPTPARTPTPVQTPTPVWTRTPTRIRTPTPVRMPTRVRTPIPAETPTPIWTPPPAPAPTPISSRVGVEITPAVPASESFPDSVLPLDPPPEPASEPALPLAKDVSPTPSVKHLPSVASELGSKRESILIHTPSATDFLGLTLVSTSKTDSSATKLTDSTPGSVPVPILGPGPFAPTIPVSTNTFAPTGENFPMDSKIVIRVIYCGLUSYGLRFILLRKSLEQQFPNRLLFQEERAAQATGEFEVFVDGKLVHSKKKGDGFVDDARLQKIMSIIEEEISKR, encoded by the exons ATGAACAACCAGGCGAGGGCCCCAACCCCCTCCCCGGCCCGGATCTTGACCTCGGTCCGGGCTTCAACCCCGGTCAGAACCTCTATTCCGGTCCGGACCCCAGCTCCTGCCTGGGCCTCGACTCCGGCCCGGACCCTGAATCCCGTCCAGATCCCTAACCCCTCCTGGACCCCGACTCCCGTCCGGACCCCGGCCTCGGCCTGGACCCCGACTCCCACCCAGACCCCGACCCGGGCCTGGACCCCGACTCCCGCCCAGACCCCGGCCTCGGCCTGGACCCCCACTCCCGTCCAGACCCCGGCCAGAACACCGATTCCCGTCCGGACCCTGACTCCTGCCCAAACCCCGGCCTCGGCCTGGACCCCCACTCCCGTCCAGATCCAGGCCTCGGCCTGGACCCCAAATCCTGTCCCGACCGTGGCCCGGACCCTGAATCCAGTCCAGATGCCGACCCCGGCCCGAAACCCAACTCCCGTCCCGACCCTGGCCCGGACCCTAAATCCGGTCCAGATGCCGACCCCGGCCCGAACCCCGACTCCCATCCAGACCCGGACCCCGACTCCCGTCCAGACCCCGGCCTCGGCCTGGACCCCGAATCCTGTCCCGACCTCCGCCCGGCCCCCGAATCCAGTCCAGATGCCTACCCCGGTCCGAACCCCGACTCCCATTCCGACCCCGACCTCCGCCCGGACCCGGACTACCATTCCGACCTCGACCCCGACCCCCGCCCGGACCCCGACTCCCGTCCAGACCCCGACCCCGGTCTGGACCCGGACTCCGACCCGGATCCGGACCCCGACTCCCGTGCGGATGCCGACCCGGGTCCGGACCCCTATTCCGGCCGAGACGCCTACTCCAATCTGGACCCCGCCTCCGGCCCCGGCTCCAACCCCAATTTCATCCCGGGTCGGGGTCGAGATCACGCCCGCCGTCCCTGCCTCGGAATCCTTCCCGGACTCGGTCCTACCTTTGGATCCGCCCCCAGAACCCGCTTCGGAGCCGGCTTTACCGCTCGCCAAGGATGTTTCGCCCACGCCTAGTGTGAAGCACCTCCCATCCGTCGCCAGTGAACTTGGGTCCAAGCGAGAGTCCATTCTTATCCACACTCCATCGGCCACTGATTTCCTGGGGCTTACCCTTGTCTCCACCTCGAAAACAGACTCCTCCGCCACGAAGTTGACAGATTCCACTCCCGGGTCTGTTCCGGTGCCCATCCTGGGGCCCGGCCCGTTCGCCCCCACCATACCCGTGTCCACCAACACTTTCGCCCCCACCGGCGAGAACTTCCCGATGGACAGCAAGATCGTGATTCGAGTGATTTACTG cgGCCTCTGAAGCTATGGCCTTCGG TTCATTCTACTGAGAAAGAGTCTGGAGCAGCAATTTCCAAACCGTCTCCTCTTT CAGGAGGAAAGAGCTGCCCAGGCTACAGGGGAGTTTGAAGTGTTTGTGGATGGAAAACTAGTCCATTCAAAGAAG AAAGGTGATGGCTTTGTGGATGACGCCAGGCTGCAGAAAATTATGAGCATTATTGAGGAGGAGATCAGCAAAAGGTAG
- the LOC113243583 gene encoding EP300-interacting inhibitor of differentiation 2-like, which produces MSELPADSSVRQTDAANGHRDVRQAEVGGGRQEPAPARPAEPGEGPVVVAPAAAAAREAPEAAVARELAGPAEEEGAQARPRSRPANGPGLAALPYLRLRHPLSVLGINYQQFLRHYLEHYPIAPGRIQELEERRRRFVEACRAREAAFDAEYQRNPQRMDFDILTFTIALTASEVINPLIEELGCDKFISRE; this is translated from the coding sequence ATGTCCGAGCTGCCCGCCGACAGCAGCGTCCGGCAGACGGACGCGGCGAATGGCCACCGCGACGTCCGGCAGGCGGAGGTAGGCGGCGGGAGGCAGGAGCCGGCCCCGGCGCGGCCTGCGGAGCCCGGAGAAGGTCCGGTGGTGGTggcgccggcggcggcggcggccaggGAGGCCCCCGAGGCAGCGGTCGCCCGCGAGCTGGCGGGGCCCGCGGAGGAAGAGGGCGCGCAGGCCAGACCCCGGTCCCGGCCCGCGAACGGCCCGGGCCTGGCTGCGTTGCCGTACCTCCGCCTCCGTCATCCGCTTAGTGTTTTAGGAATTAATTACCAGCAGTTCCTCCGCCACTATCTGGAACACTACCCGATCGCTCCGGGCAGAATCCAGGAGCTGGAAGAACGCCGCAGGAGGTTTGTGGAAGCCTGCAGAGCCCGGGAAGCCGCGTTCGATGCCGAGTATCAGCGGAATCCCCAGAGGATGGATTTTGACATTTTGACATTCACTATAGCTCTCACCGCCTCCGAGGTTATCAATCCTCTGATAGAAGAACTTGGTTGTGACAAGTTTATCAGTCGGGAATAG
- the LOC123000210 gene encoding ferritin light chain-like — MIIMPHQQCARRAPGSAPCFNRTCTEQTQGHPLFQPPTALQPLVRPQPSVQPQPSEPSSRLPSASGANQHRFLAPCCQSSTSCQVRQNYSTEVEASVNCLVNMHLRASNTYLSLGFYFDCSDVALEGLGHFFHELAQKKLEGAQELLMLQKQRSGSSLFQDVQKPSHDKWGKALDAMETAVVLEKNLNEALLDLHALGSTRADAHLCDFLESHFLGEQVKVIKKMGDHLTNLRRLSCPQAGLGEYLFERLTLKY; from the coding sequence ATGATTATAATGCCCCATCAGCAGTGCGCCCGGCGGGCCCCTGGATCTGCCCCGTGTTTCAACAGAACTTGTACTGAACAGACCCAGGGACACCCCTTATTCCAGCCTCCGACCGCCCTCCAGCCGCTTGTACGGCCTCAACCCTCTGTACAGCCTCAACCCTCGGAACCATCTTCTCGGCTACCCTCTGCCTCCGGGGCGAACCAACACCGGTTTTTGGCGCCCTGTTGCCAATCAAGCACGAGCTGTCAGGTTCGTCAGAATTACTCCACCGAGGTGGAGGCCTCCGTCAACTGCCTGGTCAACATGCACCTGCGGGCCTCCAACACCTacctctccctgggcttctatTTCGACTGCAGCGATGTGGCTCTGGAGGGCTTGGGCCACTTCTTCCACGAGTTAGCCCAGAAGAAGCTCGAGGGTGCCCAGGAGCTCTTGATGTTGCAAAAGCAGCGCAGCGGCAGCTCCCTCTTCCAGGACGTGCAGAAGCCGTCCCACGACAAGTGGGGTAAAGCCCTGGACGCCATGGAAACCGCTGTGGTCTTGGAGAAGAACTTGAACGAGGCCCTTTTGGATCTGCACGCCCTGGGTTCTACCCGTGCGGACGCCCATCTCTGTGACTTCCTGGAGAGCCACTTCCTGGGTGAGCAGGTGAAAGTCATCAAGAAGATGGGCGACCACCTGACTAACCTCCGCAGGCTGTCctgcccccaggctgggctgggcgaGTATCTCTTTGAAAGGCTCACCCTCAAGTATTGA